Proteins encoded within one genomic window of Deltaproteobacteria bacterium:
- a CDS encoding acyloxyacyl hydrolase — protein sequence MMLLHCTAGAREPRYRPLSATGLTPRATEADAGWGEGAYLLFGLSLMNLDRDRNILTGEKFGSDYQLGYAFTVGYTVTDNLAAELMVRLSHAKADFFGEERTEWAGLANLNARYVYVPHESWLGDKAALLPYVKGGGALFVLGVKGGTENESKVGAIGPGVAFGGGLLLVAGKPGLMLDLGVEEAIIFPDKKEVSGVAITDGKVDLQFSAGLNLGVHF from the coding sequence GTGATGCTCTTGCACTGTACCGCCGGTGCGCGCGAGCCGCGGTATCGGCCGCTCAGTGCGACCGGGCTGACGCCGCGGGCGACGGAGGCCGATGCGGGGTGGGGGGAGGGGGCCTATCTGTTGTTCGGACTCTCGCTGATGAATCTGGATCGGGACCGCAATATTCTCACCGGCGAAAAATTCGGGAGCGATTACCAACTCGGATATGCGTTCACGGTTGGGTATACGGTCACCGACAACTTGGCCGCGGAACTGATGGTGCGGCTCTCTCATGCCAAGGCCGACTTTTTCGGCGAGGAGCGGACCGAATGGGCGGGGCTGGCGAATCTGAACGCGCGCTACGTCTACGTCCCGCACGAAAGCTGGTTGGGCGACAAGGCCGCGTTGTTGCCATATGTGAAAGGCGGCGGGGCGCTGTTCGTGCTCGGCGTGAAAGGGGGCACGGAAAACGAGTCGAAGGTCGGCGCGATCGGTCCCGGCGTGGCGTTCGGCGGCGGACTGCTGCTCGTCGCTGGGAAGCCGGGACTGATGCTCGACCTCGGCGTGGAAGAGGCGATTATTTTTCCCGACAAAAAAGAAGTGAGCGGCGTCGCGATCACGGACGGCAAAGTCGATCTGCAATTCTCCGCTGGGTTAAACTTAGGCGTGCATTTTTAG
- the coaD gene encoding pantetheine-phosphate adenylyltransferase, with the protein MHTAICPGSFDPPTNGHLNIIERGLKLFDRLVVAIAVNTSKNPLFSADERVAMLREIFQAEPRIEVDAFEGLLVDYARRRHITTILRGIRTMSDYEYEFQMALVNKAMSPQMETVFMMTEGRYSHLSSTIIKDVIRFGGNATKMMHGIVEQRLRNKLNP; encoded by the coding sequence ATGCATACGGCGATCTGTCCTGGGAGTTTCGATCCCCCGACCAACGGGCATCTGAATATTATCGAACGCGGACTCAAGTTGTTCGATCGGTTGGTCGTCGCGATTGCGGTCAATACGAGTAAAAATCCGCTCTTTTCCGCCGACGAACGCGTGGCGATGCTGCGCGAAATCTTCCAAGCGGAACCGCGTATTGAAGTCGACGCCTTCGAAGGGCTGTTAGTGGATTACGCGCGGCGGCGCCACATCACGACGATCTTGCGCGGGATTCGCACCATGTCGGACTACGAATACGAATTCCAAATGGCGCTCGTGAATAAGGCGATGTCGCCGCAAATGGAAACCGTGTTCATGATGACCGAAGGCCGATATTCCCACTTAAGCTCGACCATCATTAAAGATGTGATCCGCTTCGGCGGCAATGCCACGAAAATGATGCACGGCATCGTCGAGCAACGCTTGCGCAATAAACTCAACCCATAG
- a CDS encoding pyridoxal phosphate-dependent aminotransferase, with translation MPFAQRTAALAISPTLATAAKAKALAAQGISVIDFSMGEPDFDTPAHIKAACAQALTNGMTKYGPAAGLPALRTAIAAALQRDCDLRYQANEILVTCGAKEALFAALQVLVDSGDEVIVPAPYWVSYPEQVKLCGGVPVFVETQTRPDLTLTATQLEQACTSRTKVVMLNSPSNPTGVVYSRAALAAIGRVCAARGLWVISDEMYDRLVYPPATFSSFVTAAPECREQTILVNGLSKTYAMTGWRIGYAAGPAAAIDKMTAWHSQVVTHPTSFAQHGAVAALSGDQACVATMHHAFQQRRDATMRGLRAIPGLQTPEPAGAFFAFPNVTHFLGRTAGERTITTSLELADYLLDQAHVAVVAGEGFGAPGFIRLSYALEMPALEEGLKRLATALAQLQ, from the coding sequence ATGCCATTCGCCCAACGCACAGCTGCCCTGGCCATTTCACCGACGCTCGCCACGGCCGCCAAGGCCAAGGCGCTGGCCGCGCAGGGCATCTCGGTGATCGACTTCAGTATGGGGGAACCCGACTTCGACACCCCGGCCCATATTAAGGCCGCGTGCGCGCAGGCGCTGACCAACGGCATGACGAAATACGGTCCGGCGGCGGGATTGCCGGCCTTGCGCACGGCGATTGCGGCGGCGCTGCAGCGGGACTGCGATCTCCGTTACCAAGCGAACGAAATCCTCGTCACATGTGGCGCCAAAGAGGCCCTCTTCGCCGCGTTGCAAGTGCTCGTCGACTCGGGCGACGAAGTCATTGTGCCGGCGCCGTATTGGGTCTCGTATCCGGAACAAGTGAAACTCTGCGGCGGGGTTCCGGTCTTCGTGGAGACCCAAACGCGGCCGGATCTCACGCTGACCGCGACGCAACTGGAGCAGGCCTGCACGTCACGCACGAAAGTCGTCATGCTGAACAGTCCCAGTAATCCGACCGGCGTCGTCTACTCCCGCGCCGCGTTGGCCGCAATCGGCCGTGTTTGCGCGGCGCGCGGGTTGTGGGTGATCAGCGACGAAATGTACGACCGCCTGGTCTATCCGCCGGCGACCTTCAGCAGTTTTGTGACTGCGGCGCCGGAATGTCGCGAGCAAACGATTCTGGTGAACGGCCTCTCCAAGACCTATGCCATGACCGGCTGGCGGATCGGCTACGCAGCGGGGCCGGCGGCCGCGATCGACAAGATGACCGCGTGGCACAGTCAAGTCGTGACCCATCCGACCAGTTTCGCGCAACACGGGGCCGTCGCAGCGCTGTCCGGCGACCAGGCCTGCGTCGCGACGATGCACCACGCCTTCCAGCAACGACGCGACGCCACGATGCGCGGCTTACGCGCCATTCCCGGCCTCCAGACGCCGGAACCCGCCGGGGCATTCTTCGCGTTCCCCAACGTGACCCATTTCTTGGGACGGACTGCCGGCGAGCGCACCATCACGACCTCGCTCGAACTGGCCGATTATCTCCTTGACCAGGCTCACGTCGCCGTGGTTGCAGGGGAGGGCTTCGGCGCGCCCGGCTTTATTCGGCTGTCGTACGCGTTGGAAATGCCCGCGCTGGAAGAGGGATTGAAACGATTGGCGACCGCACTCGCGCAACTGCAATAG
- a CDS encoding tagatose 1,6-diphosphate aldolase, producing the protein MPTMTKGKYDQLMAVSTPEGFIAAAAMDQRGSLKKAIAKERGVDAAAITDAMLEEFKTAVTQVLSPHASAMLLDPQWGLPATRARAKGCGLLLAYEESGYDNTKPGRLPDLLPTWSVRRLKDAGANCVKILLYYTPFDTPEVNAHKHAWTERVGAECAAYDLPFFLECVGYPVDGAEEKSLAYAKIKPEIVRCSMEEFTKPPYQVDVLKVEVPINLQYVEGAKAFANKGVAYTKRDAAELFRQTAKVATKPFIYLSAGVSDAEFREALELAAETGVSYNGVLCGRATWKEGIPVYAKEGAAALTRWLSDRGVTNIQALNQTIRQGAKPWWDAYGGKAKVHVV; encoded by the coding sequence ATGCCGACTATGACCAAAGGCAAGTACGACCAACTGATGGCCGTCTCGACTCCGGAAGGCTTTATCGCTGCGGCCGCAATGGATCAGCGTGGCTCACTGAAGAAAGCCATCGCCAAAGAACGCGGCGTCGACGCAGCGGCCATCACCGACGCCATGCTGGAAGAATTCAAGACCGCCGTCACGCAAGTGCTCTCGCCGCATGCCTCCGCCATGCTGCTCGATCCGCAATGGGGCCTACCCGCAACACGCGCCCGAGCCAAAGGGTGCGGCCTGTTGCTCGCGTATGAAGAAAGCGGCTACGACAACACGAAACCGGGACGGCTTCCGGACTTGCTGCCGACCTGGTCGGTGCGGCGACTGAAAGACGCGGGCGCGAATTGCGTGAAGATCCTGCTCTATTACACCCCATTCGACACGCCGGAAGTGAACGCCCACAAACACGCATGGACCGAACGGGTCGGCGCCGAATGCGCCGCGTACGACCTCCCCTTCTTCCTCGAATGCGTCGGGTATCCGGTCGACGGCGCGGAGGAAAAATCGCTGGCCTATGCGAAGATCAAGCCGGAGATCGTGCGTTGCAGCATGGAAGAATTTACCAAGCCGCCCTATCAAGTCGATGTCCTGAAAGTCGAAGTCCCGATCAACTTGCAGTACGTGGAAGGGGCCAAGGCCTTCGCGAATAAAGGCGTGGCGTATACGAAACGCGACGCGGCCGAGCTGTTCCGCCAAACAGCGAAAGTTGCCACCAAGCCGTTCATTTATTTGAGCGCGGGCGTCAGCGATGCGGAATTCCGCGAAGCGCTGGAACTCGCCGCCGAGACGGGTGTCTCGTACAACGGCGTGCTCTGCGGACGGGCCACGTGGAAGGAAGGCATTCCGGTCTATGCCAAAGAGGGCGCGGCCGCGCTGACCCGCTGGCTGTCTGACCGCGGCGTCACCAACATCCAAGCGCTGAACCAGACGATCCGCCAAGGCGCCAAGCCGTGGTGGGATGCGTACGGCGGGAAGGCCAAGGTCCACGTCGTATGA
- a CDS encoding ABC transporter substrate-binding protein, translating into MSLARWIATLLCLGVVGSGMACRRAAEQNEFRVGLYTSLTGGTATFGRSAHNGVKLASEEINTRGGVLGRPVNLIVEDDQGKPEEAKLAVLKLIRQHKVTAILGEVASSRTLAAAPEAQRTKIPMLTPTSTNATVTKVGDYIFRACFIDSFQGGAMATFARQELKVSKAAILHDARSDYSVGLAEFFRKSFTRQGGEVLADEAFAEGDVDFRAQLVAIQAKQPEAIFIPGYYTEVGLIARQARELGITATLLGTDGWDSPKTLEIAGPALEGSYFSNHYAADDPSPLVHQFITTYQARFGQIPDAIAALSYDAAHLLFDATQRAGKVDSTKIRDALAATKGFPGVAGAITIDRERNAEKPIVIIKIAHGAFVFDRRITDVATISKGP; encoded by the coding sequence ATGAGTCTGGCACGATGGATCGCAACCCTGCTCTGTCTCGGCGTCGTCGGCAGCGGCATGGCGTGTCGACGGGCAGCGGAACAGAACGAATTCCGCGTCGGTCTCTATACCTCGCTGACCGGCGGCACCGCCACGTTCGGGCGATCCGCGCATAACGGCGTGAAGCTCGCCAGCGAAGAGATCAACACGCGCGGCGGCGTACTCGGGCGCCCCGTCAATCTGATCGTCGAAGACGACCAAGGGAAACCGGAAGAGGCGAAACTGGCCGTATTGAAACTGATCCGGCAACACAAAGTGACGGCGATCCTCGGCGAAGTCGCGTCTTCGCGCACACTGGCCGCCGCGCCGGAAGCGCAACGCACCAAGATCCCGATGCTGACGCCGACCTCCACCAATGCGACCGTCACGAAAGTCGGCGATTACATCTTCCGCGCCTGTTTCATCGATTCCTTTCAAGGCGGCGCGATGGCCACGTTCGCGCGACAAGAGTTGAAGGTCTCTAAGGCCGCGATCCTCCACGACGCGCGCAGCGATTACAGCGTCGGGCTAGCCGAATTCTTTCGCAAGTCGTTCACCCGCCAAGGCGGCGAAGTCCTCGCCGACGAAGCCTTTGCGGAAGGCGACGTCGATTTTCGTGCCCAACTCGTCGCGATCCAGGCCAAGCAGCCCGAAGCGATCTTCATCCCCGGTTATTACACCGAAGTGGGCTTGATCGCCCGCCAAGCGCGCGAATTGGGCATCACCGCGACGCTGCTCGGCACCGACGGCTGGGATTCGCCGAAGACGCTTGAGATCGCCGGACCGGCGTTGGAGGGCAGCTACTTCTCTAATCACTACGCCGCAGACGATCCCTCGCCGCTGGTGCATCAATTCATTACGACCTATCAAGCGCGGTTCGGGCAGATTCCGGACGCCATCGCCGCGCTTTCCTACGACGCCGCGCATTTGCTCTTCGACGCCACGCAGCGGGCCGGCAAAGTCGACTCCACCAAGATCCGCGACGCGTTGGCCGCTACCAAAGGCTTCCCCGGCGTCGCCGGGGCGATCACGATCGATCGCGAGCGCAACGCCGAAAAACCGATCGTCATCATCAAAATCGCCCACGGCGCCTTTGTCTTCGACCGACGGATCACGGATGTGGCCACGATCTCGAAAGGGCCATAG
- a CDS encoding ABC transporter substrate-binding protein, which produces MKRWLLALGLLAALGCQHAGNEIRIGVYTSLTGSTATWGQSGKMAIDLAVAEVNTKGGVLGRPVKVIYEDDQSLPEQAKTAVVKLIKQHKVVAVIGENASSRSLAAAPECQRHKIPMVSPFSTNPKVTQVGDFIFRVCYIDPFQGAAMAKFAYQQLGARRVAILRDVKNDYSVGLAEYFSKTFTGLGGTIVADASYSEGDVEFRAQLTSLKTANADTIFIPGYYTEIGLIARQARELGIAVPLLGGDGWDSPKTVELGGEAINGAYFTTTFAPDDPNPLGQAFITAYREKYHQDPDGTAAVGYEAALVLFDAITRAGNTEGPAIRDALAKTKDFHGVSGTLSIDHERNAVKRIVIMKIDAGKARFHSAVEPG; this is translated from the coding sequence ATGAAACGATGGCTACTCGCGCTGGGATTGCTGGCCGCGCTCGGGTGTCAACACGCCGGCAATGAAATTCGGATCGGCGTCTATACCTCGCTCACCGGCAGTACCGCGACATGGGGACAATCCGGGAAAATGGCGATCGACTTGGCCGTGGCCGAAGTCAACACGAAAGGCGGTGTACTCGGCCGGCCGGTCAAAGTGATTTACGAAGACGATCAGAGCTTGCCGGAACAGGCGAAGACCGCCGTCGTCAAACTCATTAAGCAACACAAAGTCGTCGCCGTGATCGGCGAAAACGCGTCGTCACGCAGCTTGGCCGCGGCGCCGGAATGCCAACGCCACAAGATCCCGATGGTCTCGCCGTTTTCCACCAACCCCAAAGTCACCCAAGTCGGCGATTTCATTTTCCGCGTCTGCTACATTGATCCATTCCAAGGTGCCGCGATGGCGAAGTTCGCGTATCAGCAACTGGGCGCGCGACGCGTGGCGATCTTGCGCGATGTGAAGAACGACTACAGCGTCGGATTGGCGGAATATTTCAGCAAGACGTTTACCGGTCTCGGCGGCACGATCGTCGCGGATGCGTCCTACAGCGAAGGCGATGTCGAATTCCGCGCGCAGCTCACGTCGCTCAAGACCGCCAACGCGGACACGATCTTCATCCCCGGCTACTATACCGAAATCGGCCTGATCGCGCGCCAAGCGCGGGAACTCGGGATTGCCGTTCCGCTGTTAGGCGGCGACGGCTGGGATTCGCCGAAGACCGTGGAACTCGGCGGCGAGGCCATTAACGGCGCGTATTTCACGACCACGTTCGCACCCGACGACCCGAATCCGCTCGGCCAGGCCTTCATCACGGCGTATCGGGAGAAATACCACCAAGACCCGGACGGCACCGCCGCCGTCGGTTACGAAGCCGCGCTCGTGTTGTTCGACGCGATCACGCGTGCCGGCAACACGGAAGGACCGGCCATCCGCGACGCATTGGCCAAGACCAAAGATTTTCACGGCGTCTCGGGAACGTTGAGCATCGATCACGAACGCAACGCGGTGAAGCGGATCGTGATCATGAAAATCGACGCCGGCAAAGCCCGCTTCCACAGCGCCGTGGAGCCGGGATAA
- a CDS encoding ATP-binding protein, with amino-acid sequence MFQRALTDYFLRAVKSFPVIILTGARQTGKSTLCQSLLHTSHAYVSLEDPDVRALALQDPRTFLQIHPPPVIFDEIQYAPDLPSYLQGIVDADRHTYGQYVLTGSQNFLLMERVSQSLAGRAALLTLYPCSVDEVDGGDASPRSTPDAVADWILRGGYPELRARPELDRRTWCASYIRLFLERDVRQLTNVGDLDTFERFLRLVVLRTGQILNVSELGRDAGVSQPTAQRWLSILQASYQIFLLRPFHANLSKRLIKAPKLYFADTALATYLMGIHDPATLIHGPSYGALFETAVIMEHLKWAAQRGDMPALTFFRTKEGVEIDCFIEQGQTLYAREIKSTRTLVPQLAEPLRIVETLLRRPLKKEILAPVGTESALGADIRVRPWHHVAWA; translated from the coding sequence ATGTTTCAACGGGCACTTACTGACTATTTTTTGCGAGCCGTAAAGAGCTTTCCCGTAATCATCTTAACGGGCGCGCGGCAGACGGGGAAGAGTACGCTCTGTCAGAGCTTGCTGCATACCTCGCATGCGTATGTGTCGCTTGAAGACCCCGATGTGCGGGCGCTGGCGCTGCAGGATCCACGGACTTTTTTACAGATCCATCCACCGCCAGTGATTTTCGACGAAATCCAGTATGCGCCCGATCTTCCCAGTTATCTGCAAGGGATAGTCGATGCCGACCGCCACACGTATGGCCAATATGTCCTCACCGGTTCGCAAAACTTTCTGTTGATGGAACGAGTGTCGCAATCGCTCGCCGGACGTGCGGCACTGTTGACGCTGTATCCTTGTAGTGTGGACGAAGTCGATGGTGGCGATGCGTCGCCGCGATCCACACCGGACGCCGTAGCGGACTGGATCCTGCGTGGCGGATATCCGGAACTCCGTGCGCGTCCGGAATTGGATCGGCGCACGTGGTGTGCCAGCTATATCCGGCTTTTTTTGGAGCGCGATGTCCGCCAACTAACCAATGTAGGAGACTTAGACACCTTTGAACGCTTCCTCCGACTCGTCGTATTGCGCACCGGCCAAATCTTGAATGTGAGCGAGCTGGGCCGGGATGCCGGTGTCAGTCAGCCGACGGCGCAGCGCTGGCTCTCGATCCTGCAGGCCAGTTACCAAATTTTTTTGCTGCGACCGTTTCATGCCAATTTGAGCAAACGGTTGATCAAGGCGCCGAAGCTCTATTTTGCGGATACCGCCCTCGCAACGTATCTTATGGGGATCCACGATCCGGCTACGCTGATTCATGGCCCTTCCTACGGCGCGTTGTTCGAAACAGCCGTGATCATGGAACACCTGAAATGGGCGGCCCAGCGTGGCGACATGCCGGCGCTGACATTTTTTCGGACCAAAGAGGGCGTTGAAATCGATTGTTTCATCGAACAGGGACAGACACTGTACGCGCGCGAAATAAAGAGTACGCGGACGCTGGTTCCTCAACTCGCGGAACCACTGCGTATCGTGGAGACGTTGCTGCGCCGACCGTTGAAAAAAGAAATCCTTGCGCCGGTCGGGACGGAATCCGCGTTGGGAGCAGACATCCGCGTGCGACCCTGGCATCATGTTGCGTGGGCGTGA
- a CDS encoding branched-chain amino acid ABC transporter permease codes for MHTFLQQLINGLAWGSIYALIALGYTMVYGVLKLINFAHGDVYMIGAMTGYYLGRALGITESGTFFQFLLVLGGSMFVCGVLGFLIERLAYRPLRNAPRLAALITAIGVSLFLEYAGQWLFGPDPKLFPPLLTARPVFAVGGIVLNTIQVTIFAVSLTIALGLRWIVMRTRIGTAMRAVSFSHTAAHLMGINVNRVISFTFILGSVLAAAAGILVGISNPKVEPLMGILPGLKAFVAAVLGGIGNIPGALLGGLLIGVSESMVVGYLSSTYRDALAFIILIVILLCRPQGLLGERVVEKV; via the coding sequence ATGCACACATTTCTCCAACAACTGATTAACGGCCTGGCGTGGGGGAGCATTTATGCGCTGATCGCGCTCGGCTATACGATGGTCTACGGTGTCTTGAAGCTGATCAACTTCGCGCACGGCGATGTCTATATGATCGGCGCGATGACCGGCTACTACCTCGGCCGCGCCCTCGGGATCACGGAATCCGGCACCTTCTTCCAATTTTTATTAGTGCTCGGCGGCTCGATGTTCGTCTGCGGCGTGCTCGGTTTTTTGATCGAGCGCCTCGCATACCGACCGCTGCGCAATGCCCCACGACTCGCGGCACTCATTACGGCCATCGGCGTCTCGCTCTTTCTGGAATATGCGGGGCAATGGCTGTTCGGTCCCGATCCGAAACTCTTTCCGCCGCTGCTCACCGCACGGCCGGTATTCGCCGTCGGCGGCATCGTCCTCAACACGATCCAAGTCACGATTTTCGCCGTCTCGCTGACGATCGCGCTCGGTTTACGCTGGATTGTCATGCGCACGCGCATTGGCACCGCGATGCGCGCCGTCTCGTTCTCCCACACCGCGGCCCATTTAATGGGGATCAACGTGAATCGCGTGATCTCGTTCACGTTCATACTCGGCTCCGTGCTCGCAGCCGCGGCGGGTATTTTGGTCGGGATTTCGAATCCGAAAGTGGAACCGCTGATGGGCATTTTGCCGGGGTTGAAGGCCTTCGTCGCGGCGGTGTTGGGCGGGATCGGCAACATCCCCGGCGCATTACTGGGCGGCCTGCTGATCGGCGTCTCGGAATCGATGGTCGTCGGCTATTTATCCTCGACGTATCGCGACGCGCTCGCGTTCATTATCTTGATCGTGATTCTGCTGTGCCGTCCGCAAGGACTGCTCGGCGAGCGCGTGGTGGAGAAGGTGTGA
- a CDS encoding branched-chain amino acid ABC transporter permease, with protein sequence MARIGKLIVLLVGLWGLNWLIQAFAADVYAYELQILNLVGINIIMATSLNLINGITGQFSIGHAGFMAIGAYVSAAMTTFGDPWIATHGAFLPASVRETGWFLCALATGGGVAAAVGWCVGLPSLRLRGDYLAIATLGFGEIIRVVILNLDVVGGARGFPGIAERANFFWIYLFVCLTVWILWHLVRTPKGQGFYAVREDEIAAMAIGISTTRYKVTAFVIGAFFAGLGGGLFAHYLTYLHTNSFTFIRSFEFVAMVVLGGLGSFTGSILAAILLTALPELLRTVSEYRMILYSLLLIIFMLVRREGLLGRREFSWQWIRALVHHQRSPR encoded by the coding sequence ATGGCGCGCATCGGCAAACTCATCGTATTGCTCGTCGGCCTCTGGGGATTGAATTGGCTGATCCAGGCATTCGCCGCCGACGTGTACGCGTACGAACTCCAGATCCTCAACTTGGTCGGCATCAATATCATCATGGCGACCAGTCTGAATCTCATTAACGGAATCACCGGACAGTTCTCGATCGGACACGCCGGTTTCATGGCGATCGGCGCGTACGTCAGCGCCGCGATGACGACATTCGGCGACCCGTGGATCGCCACGCATGGCGCATTCCTTCCCGCGAGTGTCCGCGAAACCGGGTGGTTTCTCTGCGCCTTGGCGACCGGCGGCGGCGTCGCGGCCGCGGTCGGCTGGTGCGTCGGCCTCCCGTCGTTGCGGCTGCGCGGCGATTACTTGGCGATCGCGACACTCGGGTTCGGCGAAATCATTCGCGTCGTCATTCTCAATCTGGACGTCGTCGGCGGGGCGCGCGGCTTTCCCGGCATTGCCGAACGCGCGAACTTTTTCTGGATTTACCTGTTCGTCTGCCTCACGGTCTGGATCCTCTGGCACTTAGTGCGAACGCCGAAGGGACAAGGTTTCTACGCCGTGCGCGAAGATGAAATCGCCGCCATGGCAATCGGGATTTCGACCACGCGCTATAAAGTCACGGCCTTCGTCATCGGCGCCTTCTTCGCCGGACTCGGCGGCGGACTGTTCGCCCACTATCTGACCTATCTCCACACCAACAGCTTCACCTTCATTCGTTCGTTCGAATTCGTCGCAATGGTCGTGCTCGGCGGTTTAGGCAGTTTCACCGGCTCCATCCTCGCCGCGATCCTCCTCACCGCGCTGCCAGAATTGCTCCGCACCGTCAGCGAATACCGGATGATCCTGTATTCGCTGTTACTCATCATCTTCATGTTAGTCCGCCGCGAGGGGCTGCTGGGGCGACGGGAATTTTCGTGGCAATGGATCCGTGCATTAGTACACCACCAACGGAGCCCGCGCTGA
- a CDS encoding ABC transporter ATP-binding protein encodes MPALLDIAHCTMRFGGLTALADFNVQLAAGALIGIIGPNGAGKTTLFNILTGVYPPTEGTITFQQQAIAGLAPHQINRLGIARTFQNIRLFGDLTVLENITVAMHRRMHSNLWGVARSSRRARAETETIVAEATTLLDRFGLAAQAPHQARSLPYGDQRRLEIARALATQPQLLLLDEPAAGMNPTEKNELIGLIRSLHADGLGIILVEHDMHVVMTLCPQLIVLDYGVTIAHGTPTEIRQNPKVIEAYLGEPYHEV; translated from the coding sequence ATGCCCGCACTTCTCGACATCGCCCATTGCACGATGCGCTTCGGAGGCCTCACTGCGCTCGCCGATTTCAACGTGCAACTCGCTGCCGGCGCACTCATCGGCATCATCGGGCCAAACGGCGCCGGCAAGACCACGCTGTTCAATATCCTCACCGGCGTCTATCCGCCGACCGAAGGCACTATCACGTTTCAACAACAGGCCATCGCGGGACTCGCGCCACATCAAATCAACCGCCTCGGGATCGCGCGGACCTTTCAAAATATTCGGCTGTTCGGTGACTTGACCGTCTTGGAAAATATTACCGTCGCGATGCATCGCCGGATGCACAGCAACCTGTGGGGCGTGGCCCGCAGCAGCCGCCGCGCGCGCGCCGAGACGGAGACGATCGTCGCCGAGGCCACGACGCTGCTCGATCGCTTCGGCCTCGCCGCGCAAGCACCGCATCAAGCGCGCTCCCTCCCGTACGGCGACCAACGCCGTTTGGAAATCGCGCGCGCGCTTGCCACCCAACCGCAGCTGCTGCTGCTCGACGAGCCCGCAGCCGGGATGAATCCGACCGAAAAAAACGAATTGATCGGCCTGATTCGCTCGCTGCACGCCGACGGTTTGGGCATCATTCTGGTGGAGCACGACATGCACGTCGTGATGACCCTCTGTCCGCAATTGATCGTCCTCGATTACGGCGTCACGATCGCCCACGGCACGCCGACGGAGATCCGCCAAAATCCCAAAGTGATCGAGGCCTATTTAGGAGAGCCGTATCATGAGGTATAA
- a CDS encoding ABC transporter ATP-binding protein produces MLTITDLHVCYDGIKALQGVSLHVAPGEIVTLIGSNGAGKTTLLRTISGILSATAGRIAYARSGAMQELTQLPPHRIVAAGVVHVPEGRLIFHNLTVRENLALGAYQRRDTRAIADDLAFVFSLFPRLHERLAQSGGTLSGGEQQMLAIGRALMARPQLLLLDEPSLGIAPALVQQIFATLKTINQRGVTILLVEQDAFLALETAHRGYVLETGRIVLEGAAAALLHNPEVRHAYLGQ; encoded by the coding sequence ATGTTAACCATCACCGACCTCCATGTGTGCTACGACGGAATCAAGGCGCTGCAAGGGGTCTCGCTCCACGTCGCGCCGGGCGAGATCGTCACGCTGATCGGCAGCAACGGCGCCGGCAAGACCACTCTGTTGCGGACCATTTCCGGTATCCTCTCCGCCACCGCCGGCCGTATCGCGTATGCGCGGAGCGGCGCCATGCAAGAACTGACGCAGCTGCCGCCGCACAGGATCGTCGCGGCCGGCGTCGTGCACGTTCCGGAAGGACGCTTGATCTTCCACAACTTGACGGTCCGCGAAAACTTAGCCCTCGGCGCCTATCAGCGCCGCGACACGCGCGCCATCGCGGACGATCTCGCGTTCGTCTTCAGTCTATTTCCGCGGCTGCATGAACGCCTCGCCCAATCGGGCGGCACCCTCTCCGGCGGAGAGCAACAAATGCTCGCAATCGGCCGCGCGTTGATGGCGCGTCCGCAACTGTTGCTGCTCGACGAACCGTCGCTTGGCATCGCACCGGCGCTGGTGCAACAAATCTTCGCCACGCTCAAGACGATCAACCAACGCGGCGTCACGATCCTGCTCGTCGAACAAGACGCGTTCCTCGCGCTCGAAACCGCACACCGCGGCTATGTCTTAGAAACCGGCCGGATCGTGCTGGAAGGCGCCGCCGCCGCGTTGCTCCACAACCCCGAAGTCCGCCACGCCTATCTCGGACAGTAG